In Chitinophaga sp. HK235, a single window of DNA contains:
- a CDS encoding RNA polymerase sigma factor: MKSLRIYQNTTLVSPQLQEKEVVFRRLYDDYSGAIYGVILSLIDDTHLAEEVLQDTFLKIWKNMDQYDPKKGTWFTWMHHIARNTALDVMRSKAFRNRSKNEPLSDHHMQLPAPAAQEDTGLRKLAGQLKDDHSVLIELAYFQGYTQEEIGRKLNIPLGTVKTRLRTALKRLAKMITDP; encoded by the coding sequence TTGAAATCACTACGCATATATCAAAATACAACACTTGTTTCCCCGCAGCTGCAGGAGAAAGAAGTAGTATTCCGGCGCCTTTACGATGATTATTCAGGCGCTATATATGGAGTGATATTAAGCCTGATAGATGATACACATCTCGCAGAGGAAGTCTTACAGGATACTTTTTTGAAAATATGGAAGAACATGGATCAATATGATCCAAAAAAAGGAACCTGGTTTACCTGGATGCACCACATAGCCCGAAACACCGCCCTGGATGTGATGCGCAGTAAAGCCTTCCGCAACCGCAGCAAAAACGAGCCGCTGAGTGACCACCACATGCAGCTTCCCGCACCTGCTGCCCAGGAAGATACAGGTCTCCGTAAGCTGGCCGGCCAGTTAAAAGACGACCATAGTGTATTGATAGAACTAGCCTATTTCCAGGGATATACTCAGGAAGAAATCGGACGCAAACTGAACATCCCTTTAGGCACTGTTAAAACAAGGCTTCGCACAGCCCTGAAAAGATTAGCAAAAATGATCACGGACCCTTGA